The following proteins are co-located in the Molothrus ater isolate BHLD 08-10-18 breed brown headed cowbird chromosome 29, BPBGC_Mater_1.1, whole genome shotgun sequence genome:
- the DUSP23 gene encoding dual specificity protein phosphatase 23 isoform X2, which translates to MGALEPPNFSWVVEGRLAGLAMPREPGHYRYLRERGVRHLVSLTERAPPHHGCCPQIQLHRLRIADFTPPSPEQIQSFLQIVEEANGRGEAVAVHCMLGHGRTGTLLACYLCKEQHLAAGDAIREIRRLRPGSIETAEQEQAVLRFCQCLSTGKES; encoded by the exons ATGGGTGCATTGGAGCCCCCCAATTTCTCATGGGTGGTCGAGGGGCGGCTGGCGGGGCTGGCGATGCCGCGGGAACCGGGGCACTACCGGTACCTGCGGGAGCGCGGCGTGCGACACCTGGTGTCCCTGACCGAGCGGGCCCCGCCCCACCACGGCTGCTGTCCCCAAATCCAGCTGCACCGGCTCCGCATCGCCGACTTCACCCCCCCGAGCCCCGAGCAGATCCAGAGCTTCCTGCAGATCGTGGAGGAGGCCAATGGCCGCGGGGAG gccgTGGCAGTGCACTGCATGCTGGGCCATGGCCGGACTGGCACGCTGCTGGCCTGTTACCTGTGCaaggagcagcacctggcagctGGTGACGCCATCCGCGAGATCCGACGCCTCCGGCCCGGCTCCATCGAgactgcagagcaggaacaggcCGTGCTCCGCTTCTGCCAGTGCCTGAG CACTGGCAAGGAGAGCTGA
- the DUSP23 gene encoding dual specificity protein phosphatase 23 isoform X1, with product MGALEPPNFSWVVEGRLAGLAMPREPGHYRYLRERGVRHLVSLTERAPPHHGCCPQIQLHRLRIADFTPPSPEQIQSFLQIVEEANGRGEAVAVHCMLGHGRTGTLLACYLCKEQHLAAGDAIREIRRLRPGSIETAEQEQAVLRFCQCLR from the exons ATGGGTGCATTGGAGCCCCCCAATTTCTCATGGGTGGTCGAGGGGCGGCTGGCGGGGCTGGCGATGCCGCGGGAACCGGGGCACTACCGGTACCTGCGGGAGCGCGGCGTGCGACACCTGGTGTCCCTGACCGAGCGGGCCCCGCCCCACCACGGCTGCTGTCCCCAAATCCAGCTGCACCGGCTCCGCATCGCCGACTTCACCCCCCCGAGCCCCGAGCAGATCCAGAGCTTCCTGCAGATCGTGGAGGAGGCCAATGGCCGCGGGGAG gccgTGGCAGTGCACTGCATGCTGGGCCATGGCCGGACTGGCACGCTGCTGGCCTGTTACCTGTGCaaggagcagcacctggcagctGGTGACGCCATCCGCGAGATCCGACGCCTCCGGCCCGGCTCCATCGAgactgcagagcaggaacaggcCGTGCTCCGCTTCTGCCAGTGCCTGAGGTAG
- the LOC118695916 gene encoding atypical chemokine receptor 1-like → MGNCVPVTPGILETPGSLDMEEIMGDLSYDNDTYSNDTLLDYDAAPCHNSFCPLFQSVAPPFLAATSVAAALATGALLVALAKRPQAWQWPQSRALVAQLALGTALFAALLPALAAGVARGWHLGTGLCRLTHLLWHWSVFAQALLVASGSCGTAWARWDPRSRRLAVALWAAALLLATPAALVSGVAAGTACVRRSVGILAPLYLLHLALCLLLLLLLPAGLLLAALAVPRLRASGAGLAWLFLGLWGPYGAGLAGEFLLQAGLLEPTCGSFQHFDIALGLSEGLGVLHCGLGPLALLLARSCRRDAGAAGGC, encoded by the exons ATGGGCAACTGTGTCCCCGTG ACCCCCGGCATCCTGGAGACCCCGGGCTCCCTGGACATGGAGGAAATCATGGGCGACCTCTCCTACGACAACGACACTTACAGCAACGACACCCTCCTGGACTACGACGCCGCTCCCTGCCACAACAGCTTCTGTCCCCTCTTCCAGAGCGTGGCCCCCCCTTTCCTGGCCGCCACCAGCGTCGCGGCCGCGCTGGCCACCGGCGCCTtgctggtggccctggccaAACGTCCCCAAGCGTGGCAGTGGCCGCAGAGCCGAGCGCTGGTGGCGCAGCTGGCGCTGGGCACGGCGCTGTTCGCGGCGCTGCTGCCGGCGCTGGCCGCGGGCGTGGCGCGGGGCTGGCACCTGGGCACGGGGCTGTGTCGCCTCACGCACCTCCTGTGGCACTGGAGCGTCTTCGCCCAGGCGCTGCTGGTGGCCAGCGGCTCCTGCGGCACCGCCTGGGCTCGCTGGGAcccccggagccgccgcctGGCCGTGGCCCTGTGGGCAGCGGCGCTGCTCTTGGCCACTCCGGCCGCGCTGGTCAGCGGTGTGGCGGCGGGCACCGCCTGTGTCCGGCGCAGCGTGGGCATCCTGGCACCGCTGTACCTGCTGCACCtggccctgtgcctgctgctgctgctgctgctgcccgcggggctgctgctggccgcGCTGGCCGTGCCGCGCCTCAGGGCGAGCGGAGCCGGGCTCGCCTGGCTcttcctggggctctgggggccCTACGGAGCGGGGCTGGCCGGGGAGTTCCTGCTGCAGGCCGGGCTGCTGGAGCCCACCTGCGGCTCCTTCCAGCACTTCGACATCGCGCTGGGGCTGAgcgaggggctgggggtgctgcactGCGGCCTCGGGCCCCTGGCGCTGCTGCTCGCCCGGAGCTGCCGCCGCGATGCCGGCGCTGCCGGGGGCTGCTGA
- the LOC118695931 gene encoding putative keratin-associated protein 4-16, whose amino-acid sequence MPCVTRGSGLSVCPHATCHTWFRALSVCPHVPMPCVTRGSGLSLCVPMSPCRVSHVVQGSLCVPMSPCHVSHVVQGSLCVPVSPCHVSHVVQGSLSVSPCPHATCHTWFRALCVSPCPHAVCHTWFRALCVCPCVPMPRVTRGSGLSVCVPMSPCRVSHVVQGCVCCVLLTVPTPGCHPSSPCPSQPMPTPHDPISLPFFLGFGKSRGNPKVPALLPCSSSSLSWLLPLHVVAPQWHFVPCVPSLSLPRMSPQMPNLVQPLPCHPLCVPCVSTQSSLHPSRSSPRVPRAVLERWHPLSLAHLVAPTVPCPPGGPAPVTADTTPHPALVELPLLSLKPLLSQALGATSSLAHLGATPAQQSAGDTS is encoded by the coding sequence ATGCCGTGTGTCACACGTGGTTCAGGgctctctgtgtgtccccatgccaCGTGTCACACGTGGTTCAGGGctctctctgtgtgtccccatgtccccatgccATGTGTCACACGTGGTTCAGGGctctctctgtgtgtccccatgtccccatgccGTGTGTCACACGTGGTTCAGGgctctctgtgtgtccccatgtccccatgccATGTGTCACACGTGGTTCAGGGCTCTCtctgtgtccccgtgtccccatgccATGTGTCACACGTGGTTCAgggctctctctctgtgtccccatgtccccatgccACGTGTCACACGTGGTTCAGGgctctctgtgtgtccccatgtccccatgccGTGTGTCACACGTGGTTCAGggctctctgtgtgtgtccctgtgtccccatgccaCGTGTCACACGTGGTTCAGggctctctgtgtgtgtccccatgtccccatgccGTGTGTCACACGTGGttcagggctgtgtgtgctgtgtgctgctgacagtgcccacccctggctgccaccccagctccccatgcccatcccagcccatgcCCACCCCACATGATCCCATTTCCCTGCCATTTTTCCTTGGATTTGGGAAATCCAGAGGAAATCCAAAggttcctgctctcctcccttgCTCGAGCTCTTCCCTTtcctggctccttcccctgcatgTGGTGGCACCTCAGTGGCACtttgtcccctgtgtcccctccctcagcctgcccaGAATGAGCCCCCAAATGCCCAACCTTGTGCAGCCACTCCCGTGTCACCCCttgtgtgtcccctgtgtgaGCACCCAGAGCTCTCTGCACCCATCCAGGAGCTCACCCCGGGTGCCTCGTGCTGTCCTTGAGAGGTGGCACCCGCTGTCCCTTGCCCACCTGGTGGCACCCACTGTCCCTTGCCCACCTGGTGGCCCTGCCCCTGTCACAGCAGACACAACTCCACATCCAGCCTTGGTGGAATTGCCACTTTTGTCCCTAAAGCCACTCTTGTctcaggcactgggagccaCCTCCAGCCTTGCCCACCTTggtgccacccctgcccagcagagtGCAGGTGACACCTCGTGA
- the LOC118695932 gene encoding serum amyloid P-component-like, producing the protein MGHLQLWLPVLAVFTGIVAQEDLYRKVFVFRKDPSDAFVVLQAQLEQPLRNFTVCLRSYTDLSRPHSLFSYATKAQDNEILLFKPKPEEYRFYVGGKFVTFRVPEGRRDWEHVCASWESSTGIAEFWLNGKPWPRKGLQRGYTVGATAAILLGQEQDSFGGGFDLYNSFSGELTDVYLWDTGLSPEKMRAAFLSLRLPPALLAWNSLSYEVKGDVVVKPRLREVLGA; encoded by the exons ATGGgccacctgcagctctggctgcccgTCCTGGCTGTGTTCACGGGGATCGTGGCCCAGGAAG ACCTGTACCGAAAGGTGTTCGTGTTCCGGAAGGATCCCAGCGATGCCTTCGTGGTGCTGCAGGcgcagctggagcagcccctgcgCAACTTCACCGTGTGCCTGCGCTCCTACACCGACCTCAGCCGGCCCCACAGCCTCTTCTCCTACGCCACCAAAGCCCAGGACAACGAGATCCTGCTCTTCAAGCCCAAACCCGAGGAGTACCGCTTCTACGTGGGGGGAAAGTTTGTCACCTTCCGTGTCCCCGAGGGCCGCAGGGACTGGGAGCACGtctgtgccagctgggaatCCTCCACGGGCATCGCCGAGTTCTGGCTCAACGGGAAGCCTTGGCCcaggaaggggctgcagaggggctaCACGGTGGGGGCCACGGCTGccatcctgctgggacaggagcaggacagcTTCGGGGGTGGCTTTGACCTCTACAACTCCTTCTCGGGGGAGCTGACCGATGTCTACCTGTGGGACACGGGGCTGTCCCCGGAGAAGATGCGCGCGGCTTTCCTGTCCCTGCGCCTGCCGCCCGCGCTGCTGGCCTGGAACAGCCTCAGCTACGAGGTCAAGGGAGATGTGGTGGTGAAACCCCGGCTCCGGGAGGTGCTGGGGGCCTGA
- the LOC118695917 gene encoding C-reactive protein-like produces MGPLWLCLLILTALFGPTAPQGSDLGSSVFVFPRESQSAHVQVTAKLEKPLKNFTVCLKSYTDLTRPYSLFSYATRKQSNEILLFKPRPGQYDFNVGNQFLSYTVPETLGGVEHVCVSWESSTGIVSFWFNGKPWPRKGLQKGYTVGVPASILLGQDQDSFGGGFDAKQSFVGEISSVYMWDMGISSMEVVSVMYDTPGQTPIFGWNNFPYKIVGEVYLKP; encoded by the exons ATGGGGCCGCTGTGGCTCtgcctcctcatcctcactgcGCTCTTTGGTCCCACGGCCCCACAAGGtagtg ACCTGGGCAGCTCGGTGTTCGTGTTCCCCCGAGAGTCCCAAAGCGCCCACGTGCAGGTGACAGCAAAGCTGGAGAAGCCCCTGAAAAACTTCACCGTGTGCCTCAAGTCCTACACCGACCTCACCCGGCCCTACAGCCTCTTCTCCTACGCCACCAGAAAACAGAGCAACGAGATCCTGCTCTTCAAGCCCAGACCTGGCCAGTATGACTTCAACGTGGGCAACCAGTTCTTGTCCTACACGGTGCCTGAAACTCTCGGAGGGGTCGAGCACGTCTGCGTCAGCTGGGAATCCTCCACAGGCATCGTGAGCTTCTGGTTCAACGGGAAGCCCTGGCCcaggaaggggctgcagaaggGCTACACAGTGGGAGTGCCAGCATCcatcctgctggggcaggaccAGGACAGCTTTGGGGGTGGTTTTGATGCCAAGCAGTCCTTTGTGGGGGAGATTTCATCCGTGTACATGTGGGACATGGGGATCTCCAGCATGGAGGTCGTGTCAGTCATGTATGACACACCTGGCCAAACCCCCATTTTTGGCTGGAACAATTTCCCCTACAAGATCGTGGGTGAGGTGTACCTGAAGCCCTGA